The genomic interval TGGACAGTAGCAGTCTaagattttaattaattaacagGTCATGGAATACTGGAAATAGCTGATAGTCACTTAAAATGTAATACCTCAACTCTACAGATATATTTTCAACCTCTAACGATTATTATTTAGTCATCAGAAAATAAAATCTTCAATAATTTGAACCTGGTTGAGACTATGAGGCTATGTAAATGTATACTAAAGTAACTACAGAAAACTAATATACAGAcattacatgtaaaaaaaactatattgaGAACACTCCCAGTATCAAAACAATCAAATCATGAGACACATCTTTTGATTAAACAATATTTATAGCacacataccataccataccatcttcgtCCGCTTATCCGgtgccaggtcgcgggggcagcagtctaagcagggatgcccagacttccctctccccagatacttcctctagctcttccggggggacaccgaggtgttcccaggccagccgggagacatagtccctccagcgtgtcctaggtcttccccggggtctcctcccggtgggacgggaccggaacaccttcccaggaaggcgttccggaggcatccgaaaaagatgcccaagccacctcagctgacccctctcgatgtggaggagcagcggctctactctgagctcctcccgggtgaccgagcttctcaccctatctctaagggatcgcccggccaccctgcggagaaagctcatttcggccgcctgtatccgggatcttgtcctttcggtcatgacccaaagctcatgaccataggtgagagtaggaacgtagattgactggtaaatcgagagcttcgccttgcggctcagctctttcttcaccacgacagaccgatacatcgactgcattactgcagaagctgcaccgatccgtctgtcaatctcctgttccatccttccctcactcgtgaacaagacccctagatacttaaactcctccacttgaggcaggcactctccaccaacctgaagtgggcaagccacccttttccgactgaggaccatggcctcggatttggaggtactgattttcatttcAAGGAGCACACATAtcagtaaatatacattattacaCAAAATCCAACAgggaaatgtaaaacaacacaATTTTAACATGTTAACTAACTCtctactaatcctaacccttagctatatcctaacctttattctatccctaaccctaaccctaaaccttatcctaaacctaaccctgaccttaaccttagcaagcagtggTTTATGAACCGATAGTCATACAATTAACAAACTTTGAAACAAACTATCTGTTGAACATTTACAGATGAACATCTACAGATCCAAATGAAGTGTTCGCCTTGTCCCTTGTCTggtcaaacaacaacaatatacagctccaggaaaaaataagagaccactacaattTATGCTGTAACAGTCACGTCTGGATTTCCATTCTGGAAGGTTCTTTTCATCAGCCCTCTGACTGTACGAGGAGAGAAGGACGGAGTGAAGGTCTGTACAGTACTGTTCGGTTCATCATCATCGAGTTGGTTCCTCATGATCAGGGGATTCTCACCTCTCGTAAGATGGCCTCCAGAACATCGTTATTGAGGTTCACTTTTGTGTCCTTTGGGGTGATCTTCCCTCTCACCACCTGTCTCTTCAGTCTGGGTTTACAGTAGCTGTGCATACAAGAGAATACAACACTACACTGACACTAGTGAATGATTTCATCATAATATCAAAATCCTTTAACTTTTAGATCTGATGGAGGAGGAAATGGTCACCTCTATGGTAGCTAGGTCAGTGAAGTGCCTGCTGCACTTCTCTTCTGGGCATTTTTCCAGGACATAGTGTTCATAACAATGTGACTAAGGCTGAAGGTATGTGGACCCTATGAACGGAATAATGAATCATGAGGGACATTTCtgtaaacacactgacacacactgaacacacactgaacacattcaAAGAAGAGTTTAAAATTACTGTGAACATttctctaaaataaaataaatgcatcaatatattaattaattaactcAGAAATgagttgtttttctgtcttgctctttccttctctctcacccagCTGTCCTTGGTCATCCTTATTTGGCTGTTTATACACTTTGCACTTGAATTCGCTATTCTTAGTCTTAGTTTCCAGATAGAGTTATGCAGAAAGTCATGAAATAATTATCATAAAATATGCACATGTAACTTTAATCAATGTGGGTACAAGATTGGAAAAAGCCAACCAGACCAGCTGAGCCTATTCAAAATCCTTTAACATTTCCCATAGgagaaattatttattaaaataaatgtattctaatTTGTCACAGTCATTAGTCCGACAAGTCAAGACAAGACACAAGTTGTCCAGCAGAAAAAAATTGAGGACATTTTGCTAATATATTATTTGGCCAATATTATATATTACACATGGTAATCCTTAagattcttaatttttttttgaatgcGACTATATTGATTAGAGTCATAATCATAATTAGCATGAATTAACCCTAAAACAGTAGCCCTTGAAACGTCTTACACGATTAAAAGGTTAACATGCTGGCTGGCACACCCCATTTACTAATGTGAATGTCATTTTCCAGTTTTGGTTGGTTGTAAATTGAGCTCAGTATTTCTTGTGAATACTTGATTATTATAATTAAGGACACGTTTTCTATACTagtataaataaattaaatgtgttCTTTGATTGAACTATAAATGAGGTCAGAGAACAAATActtatctatttattttattgaatataaatgtttacataATTCTCACACATAAAGAGGGGGTTGGGGACTGGAAAATAGACAGGAATCTGTCTCCCCTAAAGTAGATGTGTTTTCAATACATTAGTCATACTGTATTCAATAAGGCCATTGTAACAAGGCCATTGAGGACTTGAACACTAACCACAGGGTTGCTACATTGAATTCCTGAGTGAGGAATGTGGAAAACCTGTTGTCCTGATCGTATGTTGGCCAGTATGCTCAATTGCTCCCAGTTTGTTTCTGTAAATGAGGATGTGTTCTCAGGCAGATTACCTggttaaatgtaaatatgtggGGAAGCCTACCAAACTTTTCGTTTAGGGGAAGTTTAAGGGAATTCTAGTAACCTCTTTGGTTCCAGGAAGAAAACAACTGTTATGTTTCAGGTAGAACCCCTTTAGATCCCAGCTAGATGTCACGGATCCCCCGGGGCAGGTGCTCGCCTGCGTCACCAGCCTTCTAAAAGAGTTACTGCGATTAAACTGTAAAGTTTCGATGATGatattttaaaaggtttttgcgataaaactgtattttacaaagtttgaaaatgtttttcaaatctAAGTGTACTATTTCGATCGATGTAAAgattgtaaaagttgtccagccTACTGGGGAATATTTTAAACTTGGCATTAAGTTTATATTAAACTTTTTGGTAAATTTATTGCaataaaactgtattttttaagtTTGTGGAATTTTGCAGATTCTAGTTGTGATTTCTGGATCAAATTCAAaagttgtaaaagttgtccaccTTAGTTATATAGTTAGAATATTTTGGCcttgaaattatgtttttaggtacatttttgaaaaaagttattgtgatgtaatagTGTTTTTtgatgtttgaaaatgtatatacaatCTGGATGGGatccattaaaaaaacacaacgtTTGGAAAAGTTGTCCAACCTAACACAGAATATTCTGAACATAGACATAAGTCTGAACATACGTTTATTGGTTATTGCGATAAAACAGTTGTAAAACAGTTGTAAAACAAGGTTGTAGAATTTTGAAGACTAGGTGTGACTTATTGATCAAATCAAAGCTTGGAAATGTCCCTCCTTTTTGAAGATGATCCCATCTGGTTGCTTTTTCCAGGATACTTTGCAGTCTGCAGGTAACCCCTGATCCCTCAGCCTGTTCCTTATctggataaacacacacatgttatGTTAGTTTATAGACTATCGGTAACATGTTTATATCCTTACGCTAACCCAATTCCTAGCCCTAACTTTAACACACTAAAACAGCTGCCCTCCTTCACGATCCGGTATGTTTCAGGTGCGAATAATGCCACAATTATACTGGCCGACAGCAAATATTACTAAGAGATCTAAGAAACTACACTATATAGTTCTATTATTACCTTTCTTTTCGTCTCTTAGTTTTCAAAGAAATGGCActcattttgttgtttattttttccattcACTTCTTGCAGTTTCATGAAGGATGCCAATACTTCTTGAGTTCACATATATACTGTAGGATACCATTTGGCAAATGAGTGAGTCATTTTCAGAGAGTACAAATAATCTCTAACAAAAAGTAGCCTTTTTCCTGGGGTCCAGTTACATATTCTTACAAGAGctttcatatacacacacacacacacatacacaccacacatgcacgcacacacacacacacacacaaacaaatcacAGACAGTGTTTAACTGTTTAATAATATTTCTTTGATATCTTCTGTGAAGTACTTGTCTTCAGCCAAGACACTGATGAGACACTGATGAGAGAAGGAAATCACAGCAGACTAAACCAGACCAGAGAGAAGAACATCACAGCAGACTAAACCAGACCAGAGAGAAGGACATTACAGCAGACTAAACCAGACCAGAGAGAAGAACATCACAGCAGACTAAACCAGACCAGAGAGAAATACATTACAGCATATTAAACCAGGCCAGAGAGAAGAACATCACAGCAGACTAAACCAGACCAGACAGAAGAACATCACAGCAGACTAAACCAGACCAAAGAGAAGAACATCACAGCAGACTAAAACAGATCAGAGAGGAGGTCTGTACAGTTGGGATCAGTACTGAGTTAGTTCTTCTTTGGGGAAACTCACCTCTTGTAAGATGGTCTTCAGAACAGCAGGATCATTGAGGTTCACATTTGTGTCCTTTGGACTCATCCTAACCCTCACCACCTGTCTCTTCAGTCGGAGTTTGTTACTGTCTGGGGGGTCAGTCATGCTTGTGATAAGGGGGTTGGTAGTGGTCATGGTTGGGAGTGTTGTCTGGGAGCCGGTAGTGGTCATGGTTGTGAGTGCACTTGGGAATGTAGTTGTTGTTACTGGGGTGGTAGTTGTTGTTATTTGGGTGGTAGTTGTGGTTATTGGGCTGGTAGTTGTTACTGGGGTGGTAGTTGTTACTGGGGTGGTAGTTGTGGTTATCAGGGTGGGAGTTGTGGTTATTGGGGTGGGAGTTGTGGTTACTGGGGTGGGAGTTGTGGTTACTGGGGTGAGAGTTGTGGTTACTGGGGTGGGAGTTGCGGTGATTGGGGTGGGAGTTGTGGTTACTAGGGTGGGAAATGTGGTTATCGGGGTGGTAGTTGTTGTTATTGGGGTGGGAGTTGTGGTTACTGGGGTGGTAGTTGTTATTGGGGTGATAGTTGTTGTTATTGGGGTGGGAGTTGTTGTTACTGGGGTGGAAGTTGTTGTTATTGGGGCGGAAGTTGTTGTTATTGGGGTGGAAGTTGTTGTTATTGGGGTGGGAGTTGTTGTTATTGGGGTGGGAGTTGTTGTTATTGGGGTGGGAGTTGTGGTTACTGGGGTGGTAGTTGTTGTTATTGGGGTGGTAGTTGTTGTTATTGGGGTGGGAGTTGTGGTTACTGGGGTGGTAGTTGTTGTTATTGGGGTGGGAGTTGTTGTTATTGGGGTGGGAGTTGTTGTTATTGGGGTGGGAGTTGTGGTTACTGGGGTGGTAGTTGTTGTTACTGGGGTGGTAGTTGTTGTTATTGGGGTGGGAGTTGTGGTTACTGGGGTGGAAGTTGTTATTATTGGGGTGGGAGTTGTGGTTACTGGGGTGGTAGTTGTTGTTACTGGGGTGGTAGTTGTTGTTATTGGGGTGGGAGTTGTTGTTACTGGGGTGGAAGTTGTTGTTATTGGGGTGGTAGTTGTTGTTATTGGGGTGGGAGTTGTGGTTACTGGGGTGGTAGTTGTTGTTATTGGGGTGGTAGTTGTTGTTATTGGGGTGGGAGTTGTTGTTACTGGGGTGGGAGTTGTTGTTACTGGGGTGGTAGTTGTTGTTATTGGGGTG from Esox lucius isolate fEsoLuc1 chromosome 24, fEsoLuc1.pri, whole genome shotgun sequence carries:
- the LOC117593979 gene encoding GATA zinc finger domain-containing protein 14-like, whose amino-acid sequence is MTWTDAQSYCRQNYTDLATIDNIEDLNSLNSLVGNSIDVWFWIGLKKDNLNDWRWSDSSSYSFTNWGNGYPIDNPTANCTLIYFNYLNPQDHKYFNAPCYYATNFICYNAQEKTTTTPITTTSTRITTTSTRITTTSTQITTTSTPVTTTTTPITTTTTPITTTTTPVTTTPTPITTTTTPVTTTPTPVTTTPTPITTTTTPITTTTTPVTTTPTPITTTTTPITTTSTPVTTTPTPITTTTTPVTTTTTPVTTTPTPIITTSTPVTTTPTPITTTTTPVTTTTTPNNNNSHPNNNNYHPSNHNSHPNNNNYHPNNNNYHPSNHNSHPNNNNSHPNNNNSHPNNNNFHPNNNNFRPNNNNFHPSNNNSHPNNNNYHPNNNYHPSNHNSHPNNNNYHPDNHISHPSNHNSHPNHRNSHPSNHNSHPSNHNSHPSNHNSHPNNHNSHPDNHNYHPSNNYHPSNNYQPNNHNYHPNNNNYHPSNNNYIPKCTHNHDHYRLPDNTPNHDHYQPPYHNYCKPRLKRQVVRGKITPKDTKVNLNNDVLEAILREEERNWKDAQSYCRQAHTDLTSVRNEAENRILQMSANGLSVWIGLFRVSWKWSDQSQSFFRMWITGSPSTDLRKNCTLICFHMNDAPPTLTVSDPGLLYLSGLKLRPV